Part of the Terriglobales bacterium genome is shown below.
CGCTGGTTGTGGGCTTTGCCGCCGTGGACCACAAGCTGATTGCCGCGTCTGCTCTGCTGGGAGCCTCGCGGCTACGGACTTTTCTGCGGGTCATTCTTCCACTCTCCCTGACCCATCTCATTACCGCAGTTGTGCTCAGCTTTGCCCACACTCTGGGAGAGTTTGGCGTCGTCTTAATGGTGGGCGGCAACATTCCGGGGGTGACTCGCACCATCTCCATCGCCATCTATGACAACGTTCAGGCGTTGAATTACGCGAGTGCCAACCAGAATGCGCTTTGCCTACTGATCTTCAGCTTCGTGATTTTATCGGTCGTCTATGCGCTCAACCGCCGCGCTTCTTTCTTTGGTACTGCCCCATGATTCCCGCCTCGCCACTCGCAACCGAAAAGAAAAAAGCACTTGGCCGACTTGATCTGCGTGTAAAAAAACAATTCATTGCCGCCAAACACGGGACAGTGGATTTTTCTCTGGATGTCAGCGTTTCAGCAGCGGCAGGCATCACTATCCTGTTCGGCCGTTCCGGATCGGGGAAAAGCACGCTCCTGGATTGCATCTCAGGTCTGCTGCAACCGGAAGGCGGAAGGGTGGCGCTAAACACGGAGACAGGAGAGACGGTATTTTTCGACTCCGACAAAAGCATAAATGTGAGTCCGGCGCAGCGCGCAGTCGGATATGTCTTCCAGAACCTTGCCTTATTTCCTCATTTAACCGTCAAAGCCAACGTAGAGTACGGGCTCGCGCACCTTCCGCGTGAGCTGCGGCAGAAGCGCCGCACGGAAATTCTGCTGCTGTTTCACTGCGGCCAGCTTGCCGACCGCAAGCCTGATGAAATTTCCGGAGGCGAACGCCAGCGCGTCGCCCTGGCGCGCACTTTGGTCACCGAACCACGCATTCTCCTTCTGGATGAGCCCTTGAGTGCGCTTGATGTTGGCACCAAGCTGAAAATCCTGGAAGATTTGCAGGCGTGGAACGAAAAACGCCGTATTCCTATCCTGTATGTGACCCATAGCCCGGGGGAAGCAATGAGGCTGGGCGAGAACGTGATTTATCTGGAAAGTGGCCGCGTCCTGGCCCAGGGCAAAGCAGAAATCATCAGACAGTATGCGGTTGATGAAATTTGAAGCTACGGTCTGATCGCAAGCTGAGCTTAAAACTTTCCAACAAAAACCGGTTCAGGGTTTAATTCGAGACCGAAAGTCTCCTGTACGCGCTGCTGGATTTCGTTTTTCAAGACAACAATATCGGCAGCACGGGCGCCGCCGCGATTGATGATGGCCAGCGCGTGCTTGCTGGAGATCCCAACAGCTCCGTGTTCGAAGCCTTTGCTGAATCCAGCGTGCTCCACCAGCCAGGCAGCAGAGATTTTCACTCTTCCATCAGCAGCCGGGAATTGGGGCACGCGCTCTCCCTTGGTTGCAGGTTTGTGGCAAATCTCGTCATATTGTTCTTGCGTGACCATTGGGTTCTTAAAAAAACTTCCAGCGCTGCGGCAATCCACATCGCCTTCCACCAGCAACATGGCTTTGCTGCGCCGGATTTGGCGTACGGCGTCGCGGGTCTCATGCAGTGTCGGAGACTTGTCGCCGAAGAATTTTTTCAGGTCAGCGTATTTAATACACGGCTCCGCGCCAAGCGTAAGCGCATATGACACACGCAGAACAATGTAACGTCCGCGGGCAGAAGAGTTAAAGATACTGGTGCGATAAGCGAATCCGGAATCGCGGTTTTCGATTTCGAGAATTTTACTCTGTTCTAGGTCAAGAATACGCATGCGAGTAATCGTGTCTGCAACTTCTTGCCCATAGGCTCCTACGTTTTGCACCGGAGTCCCGCCGACCGTGCCAGGAATTCCACTCAGGCATTCGATTCCTCCACAATTCAAGCTGACGGTATGGGCTACGAAGCTGTCCCAATCCTCGCCTGCGCCCGCTTCGAATATGGCTTTGCCGCCTGTACTGGATTGAGTAATCCCCCGAACGGCAATTTTTATGACGACCCCATCCCAGCCGGAATCAGAGACCACCAGATTGCTTCCTCCTGCAAGCACGAACAGCGGCAGGCCGCGTTCGCGAGTGAACGAGACCGCCTCGCGTACATCATCTTCTGTTTCTGCTTTGATAAAGTAACGCGCCGCTCCGCCGACCTGGAAGGTGGTCAACGGCGCCAATGGAATGTATTCCTGAATCTTCACGTACGCCAAGATTATCAGAACAGCTCTTAGCCTTTGGCTCTTAGCTTTTGTGATTGAGCTACCTGCAACTCTGGATGTCCCATGCTGTCACGCAATCCGCTACAATAATGTCAGACTGATTTTTTTGGAGGATGTGAAAATGCCGATGTATCCCGAACTGATGCTGATTCCCATGCGAGAAGAACTGACCCGGGTTGGGGTGAAAGAGCTGCGCTCGGCCGCTGATGTAGATGCCGCACTGAAGGCCGAAGGTACAGCCTTGGTGGTAGTCAATTCGGTTTGTGGATGCGCCGCCGGCCGCATGCGTCCAGCGGTTCGTATGGCATTACAACATGCCACGCTTCCGGAAAAACTCTACAGCGTCTTCGCCGGACAGGACGCCGAAGCTACACAGCAAGCCCGCTCCTATTTCACCGGATATCAGCCGTCTTCGCCTTCGATTGCTATCCTGCGCGACGGCAAATTGATTTACATGTTGCAGCGCAGCCAGATCGAAAATCGCGAAGCCCAAGCCATTGCCGCCGACCTTACCCACGCTTTCGATCAATTTTGTGTAAAGAGCCCTGCTAATTGAATCATTGATTCATCGGGTCATTGAGTCATTTTTCTCAATGACCCAATCACTCAATGACCCAATCTCTCAATCCACTGGTTTGCGCAGCATAAACGCTTTGACCACAATCTGCCGCGGATCGAGCCCTACCGGAACCATCGTGAACAAGATGAAAGACTTCATCGGAGGCCTCACGTTGCCGTCATACCGAACCACGGAAACGTCACCTGAACCGGAGTCAACCACAAGAAGATACTGCTGGCTGGGAGTGAGGGCCAGGGCGTCGGGTTTATCTCCTACCGGGACGGTCTGCAGCAGCTTGCCATCATCAATGCTGTAGATGGAGATCGAATTCCCGTTGAAATTGCTGATGTAAAGCAAGCTATTATCTGCGGTTACGATGGAGCGCACCGGTCCCGGCCCCAGCAGATGCGTGCTGCTGACTTCATTGTTTCCCGTGAGCACCTCGGAGACGGAGTCAGAGCCAAAGTTACTTACGAAGATTTCTCCGCCATCGGGTTTAAGCGCAAGATGCATGGGTGTCTTGCCTACATCGAGCAAAGTAAGCAGCCGGTCGGCGTTTTGATTGAGTGGCTCATCGCTGGTGGCTGCTTTTTCTTGCTGATCGCCATTTTTTGGTTTCGTTTTGGGCGAAGTCGGTTTGGCTGCCGGAGTTGCCGAAGGTGCGCCCGCCGGCGCAGGGACCTCGCGCTGCAATTGCACCACGGCAATCTCGTTGGCGGAGCTGCACGAGATGAAGGCTTTGCTCGAGTCGGGAAGAAAGACAATCTCCTCCGGCGCCTGGCACACGGGAATGGTGGAGCGAACATTCATCGCCGCCGTATCAATCACAGAAACCGTGCTATCGCCGCGATTGGAAGCCACTGCAATTTTGCCGTCCGGCGAAACCCGCACCACACCGGGCGAATGTCCTACCGGTATGATGCCCACGGCCTTGCGGTTATCCAGGTCCACGACTGAAACATTGGCTGAGCCTGCGTTGGCGATGTACGCGCGTTTGCTGTCAGGAGTGAGGTCTACGAAATAAGGAGAGCGATGCAGTCCGATCGTGGCCACCACGGCGTTGCGTTCGGCATCAATGATGCTCAGGTTGTTCGACTCTGAGTTCACAACATAAATTTCATTTTTCTTAGGATTGGCTACAATGCCCGTGGGACTCTGCCCCACCGGGATGCGTTTCACATTCTTGAAGGTGAGCAAATCAATCACGCTGACTTCGTTGCTCTTGCCGTCGGTGATGTAGGCATACTCCCGGTACGCGGGCGGATAGTTAGGCAGTGTGTCCGTGCAACCGGAAAAAAAGATTGCGAAGAAAAAGAGCAGCACCGTTCCCACAACAAAACGCGCAAATTGGCCAAAGGAAAGATGCTGTGATTTCATCGCGTCTAGCGCGCCGCCGCAGTCTGCGGGCGGGGAGGCTGTGCAGGTTGGCTGGGAACATCACGGTGCAGAATAGCAGCAATCTGACGCAACTCCTTCATGAGCTGCTCGAACTGGTCGGGGAAGAGTGACTGCGCGCCGTCCGAGAGAGCATGGTCAGGATCGTTATGAACTTCAACAATCAATCCGTCAGCGCCAACTGCTACCGCGGCGCGTGAAAGTGGAATCACTTTGTTGCGCTGGCCGGTGCCATGGCTGGGATCAACGATGATGGGGAGATGGCTAAGCTTTTGCACCGCCGGTACGATGCTCAGGTCGAGTGTATTGCGGGCGTGATCAACAAAGGTGCGCACGCCGCGCTCGCACAAAATCACGTTGTAGTTGCCCTCGCTCATTACGTACTCCGCCGCCATCAGCAGCTCTTCCAGAGTGGCCGCCAGGCCGCGCTTGAGCAGCACCGGTTTTTTTGCCCGTCCGGCACGCTTCAGCAGAGAAAAATTCTGCATGTTGCGCGCCCCAATCTGGATCACATCAGCGTACTCTTCCACCAGTTCTAGACTTTCGTGATCAATGGCTTCGGTAACGATCTTCAGACCATAGCGCTGGCGAATCTCCGCGAGAATCTTGAGCCCCTCCACTCCCATGCCCTGGAAGGAATATGGTGAGGTGCGTGGCTTATAAGCGCCTCCACGGAAAAAACGCGCGCCCAGGCGATGCACACATTCAGCCACGGCAAAAGCCTGCTCGCGGCTTTCGATGGAGCATGGC
Proteins encoded:
- a CDS encoding ATP-binding cassette domain-containing protein, producing the protein MIPASPLATEKKKALGRLDLRVKKQFIAAKHGTVDFSLDVSVSAAAGITILFGRSGSGKSTLLDCISGLLQPEGGRVALNTETGETVFFDSDKSINVSPAQRAVGYVFQNLALFPHLTVKANVEYGLAHLPRELRQKRRTEILLLFHCGQLADRKPDEISGGERQRVALARTLVTEPRILLLDEPLSALDVGTKLKILEDLQAWNEKRRIPILYVTHSPGEAMRLGENVIYLESGRVLAQGKAEIIRQYAVDEI
- the modB gene encoding molybdate ABC transporter permease subunit; the protein is MNWQAIILTLRLAVTVSAVLIIIGLPLGYWIAFSRWRWKFLIESLVAMPLVLPPTVLGFYFLLLLGRGGLVGAWLYRIFGVTLPFSFAGLVIASVLYSMPFAVQPLVVGFAAVDHKLIAASALLGASRLRTFLRVILPLSLTHLITAVVLSFAHTLGEFGVVLMVGGNIPGVTRTISIAIYDNVQALNYASANQNALCLLIFSFVILSVVYALNRRASFFGTAP
- a CDS encoding UDP-N-acetylmuramate dehydrogenase; protein product: MKIQEYIPLAPLTTFQVGGAARYFIKAETEDDVREAVSFTRERGLPLFVLAGGSNLVVSDSGWDGVVIKIAVRGITQSSTGGKAIFEAGAGEDWDSFVAHTVSLNCGGIECLSGIPGTVGGTPVQNVGAYGQEVADTITRMRILDLEQSKILEIENRDSGFAYRTSIFNSSARGRYIVLRVSYALTLGAEPCIKYADLKKFFGDKSPTLHETRDAVRQIRRSKAMLLVEGDVDCRSAGSFFKNPMVTQEQYDEICHKPATKGERVPQFPAADGRVKISAAWLVEHAGFSKGFEHGAVGISSKHALAIINRGGARAADIVVLKNEIQQRVQETFGLELNPEPVFVGKF
- a CDS encoding beta-propeller fold lactonase family protein — translated: MKSQHLSFGQFARFVVGTVLLFFFAIFFSGCTDTLPNYPPAYREYAYITDGKSNEVSVIDLLTFKNVKRIPVGQSPTGIVANPKKNEIYVVNSESNNLSIIDAERNAVVATIGLHRSPYFVDLTPDSKRAYIANAGSANVSVVDLDNRKAVGIIPVGHSPGVVRVSPDGKIAVASNRGDSTVSVIDTAAMNVRSTIPVCQAPEEIVFLPDSSKAFISCSSANEIAVVQLQREVPAPAGAPSATPAAKPTSPKTKPKNGDQQEKAATSDEPLNQNADRLLTLLDVGKTPMHLALKPDGGEIFVSNFGSDSVSEVLTGNNEVSSTHLLGPGPVRSIVTADNSLLYISNFNGNSISIYSIDDGKLLQTVPVGDKPDALALTPSQQYLLVVDSGSGDVSVVRYDGNVRPPMKSFILFTMVPVGLDPRQIVVKAFMLRKPVD
- the aroF gene encoding 3-deoxy-7-phosphoheptulonate synthase: MLVVMQAQATEEQVRAVCEKIEAHGLRAHSIPGAQRTAIGITGNQGMVEIGLDEMPGVQEVIAVSKPYKLVSRDVKPENTVIHFPGSDGAEDTIGGRDLAIIAGPCSIESREQAFAVAECVHRLGARFFRGGAYKPRTSPYSFQGMGVEGLKILAEIRQRYGLKIVTEAIDHESLELVEEYADVIQIGARNMQNFSLLKRAGRAKKPVLLKRGLAATLEELLMAAEYVMSEGNYNVILCERGVRTFVDHARNTLDLSIVPAVQKLSHLPIIVDPSHGTGQRNKVIPLSRAAVAVGADGLIVEVHNDPDHALSDGAQSLFPDQFEQLMKELRQIAAILHRDVPSQPAQPPRPQTAAAR
- a CDS encoding BrxA/BrxB family bacilliredoxin yields the protein MPMYPELMLIPMREELTRVGVKELRSAADVDAALKAEGTALVVVNSVCGCAAGRMRPAVRMALQHATLPEKLYSVFAGQDAEATQQARSYFTGYQPSSPSIAILRDGKLIYMLQRSQIENREAQAIAADLTHAFDQFCVKSPAN